The following proteins are encoded in a genomic region of Methanoculleus bourgensis MS2:
- the thsA gene encoding thermosome subunit alpha has product MLAGQPIIILRENVERTRGFEAQRSNIMAARAIAAAVRTTLGPRGMDKMLVSSSGDVVITNDGATILHEMSVQHPGGKLVVEVAETQDGEVGDGTTTAIVLLGSLMDEAERLLAQDIHPTVIAHGYQLGMEKALEVLNELAITVDFDDRETLTKIADTAMTGKSIEAIKEKASSIVVDAVRQVATRTNSGTYIVDEDDVKIKKQIGETMHDAELVRGVVIDKKRVFEQMPAKVTDAKVALIAQPLEVTKTQVKSKIKITTSDQMKAFSEQERESLRKLAEAIVAAGANVVLCQKGIADAVQYYLAKHGVYAIEDVKEDDMKFAAKALCGTIVNKPEELNATTLGHAEEAGELPDTDLTVISGCDNPKAVTILLRGTSQLLVDELERAVYDAARVVQDAIEDGKFVVGGGSVETELQMRIRDYAATFGGRVQLAIEAFSNAFEVIPRTLAENSGFDPIDKVVALKKVHADGKKYAGLNVYTGEVVDMQEAGVIEPQRVKTQAIKSGTETAMLLVRVDDMMVTQPGKGPMGAE; this is encoded by the coding sequence ATGCTTGCTGGACAGCCCATCATTATTTTACGGGAGAATGTTGAGCGCACGCGCGGATTCGAGGCGCAGCGCTCGAATATCATGGCTGCAAGGGCAATTGCAGCCGCCGTTCGGACAACGCTCGGTCCCCGGGGAATGGACAAGATGCTGGTCAGCTCCAGCGGTGACGTGGTGATCACGAACGACGGGGCGACCATCCTGCACGAGATGTCGGTGCAGCACCCCGGCGGCAAGCTGGTCGTCGAGGTTGCCGAGACCCAGGACGGCGAGGTCGGGGACGGCACCACAACCGCGATCGTGCTCCTCGGGTCGCTGATGGACGAGGCTGAGAGGCTGCTCGCCCAGGATATCCACCCCACGGTCATCGCGCACGGCTACCAGCTCGGTATGGAGAAAGCCCTCGAGGTTCTCAACGAACTGGCCATCACGGTCGATTTCGATGACCGTGAGACCCTCACAAAGATCGCCGACACTGCCATGACCGGCAAGTCCATCGAAGCGATCAAGGAGAAGGCCTCCAGCATCGTGGTAGATGCTGTGCGGCAGGTCGCCACCAGGACAAACTCGGGCACCTACATCGTGGACGAGGACGACGTCAAGATCAAGAAGCAGATTGGCGAGACGATGCACGACGCCGAACTGGTCAGGGGCGTCGTCATCGACAAGAAGCGCGTCTTTGAGCAGATGCCCGCAAAGGTCACGGACGCGAAAGTAGCCCTGATCGCCCAGCCGCTCGAGGTCACGAAGACCCAGGTGAAATCAAAGATCAAGATCACCACCTCCGACCAGATGAAGGCGTTCTCCGAGCAGGAGCGCGAGTCCCTCAGGAAGCTTGCTGAAGCGATCGTCGCCGCTGGGGCGAACGTCGTCCTCTGCCAGAAGGGGATCGCCGACGCGGTGCAGTATTACCTGGCCAAGCACGGTGTCTATGCCATCGAAGACGTGAAGGAGGACGATATGAAGTTCGCCGCCAAGGCGCTCTGCGGCACGATCGTCAACAAGCCCGAAGAGCTCAACGCGACGACGCTCGGTCACGCTGAAGAGGCCGGGGAACTCCCGGACACCGACCTGACGGTCATCTCCGGCTGCGACAACCCGAAGGCTGTCACGATCCTCCTGCGGGGCACCTCCCAGCTGCTGGTGGACGAACTCGAACGGGCGGTCTACGACGCGGCCCGTGTCGTCCAGGACGCTATCGAGGACGGTAAGTTCGTTGTCGGCGGAGGGTCGGTGGAGACCGAGCTCCAGATGCGTATCCGCGATTACGCCGCAACCTTCGGCGGAAGGGTCCAGCTTGCCATCGAGGCGTTCTCAAACGCCTTCGAGGTCATCCCAAGGACGCTCGCGGAGAACTCCGGGTTTGACCCGATCGACAAGGTCGTCGCCCTGAAGAAGGTCCACGCCGACGGCAAGAAGTACGCCGGGCTCAACGTCTACACCGGCGAGGTCGTGGACATGCAGGAAGCAGGCGTCATCGAGCCGCAGCGCGTGAAGACGCAGGCGATCAAGAGCGGGACCGAGACGGCCATGCTCCTCGTCCGGGTCGACGACATGATGGTCACCCAGCCCGGAAAGGGCCCGATGGGCGCCGAATAA
- a CDS encoding orotate phosphoribosyltransferase-like protein yields MSALEELITKAKALQAEGHTPGQISDELGLSMETVTWLLTQPKGMEAPKDVHIDWTAVGSHGTLLDDMAMMMLKRFLYLAEGGGVRSAGDLLDTVVGIVPSGVPLATLIAAEEGLKLAVYLPAKHSRSETPTGSLAGTFSTITGQRCIVIDDVVTTGTTLSETLQFLRRHGATPVAVWSLFDKRGVREVDGVPVHSLFAISRLG; encoded by the coding sequence ATGTCCGCGCTCGAAGAGTTGATCACGAAGGCAAAGGCGCTCCAGGCGGAAGGGCACACGCCGGGCCAGATCTCCGACGAACTGGGCCTCTCGATGGAGACGGTCACCTGGCTGCTCACCCAGCCGAAGGGTATGGAGGCCCCAAAAGACGTCCACATCGACTGGACGGCGGTTGGGAGCCACGGAACGCTGCTGGACGACATGGCGATGATGATGCTCAAGCGCTTCCTCTACCTGGCAGAGGGGGGAGGGGTGCGGAGCGCCGGTGACCTGCTGGATACGGTCGTCGGGATCGTGCCGTCAGGTGTCCCGCTCGCCACCCTCATCGCCGCAGAGGAGGGGCTGAAACTCGCGGTCTACCTCCCGGCGAAGCACAGCCGGAGCGAGACCCCCACCGGGTCGCTCGCCGGCACCTTCTCCACGATCACAGGACAACGCTGCATCGTCATCGACGACGTCGTCACGACCGGGACGACGCTCTCGGAGACGCTGCAGTTCCTCAGGCGGCACGGGGCTACGCCGGTGGCGGTCTGGTCGCTCTTCGACAAGCGCGGTGTCCGGGAGGTCGACGGCGTCCCGGTCCACTCGCTCTTTGCGATATCGAGGCTGGGGTGA
- the rtcA gene encoding RNA 3'-terminal phosphate cyclase: protein MFTIDGSYLEGGGQVLRLAVALSAISGTPVTVTRIRQNRPNPGLAPQHIAAVRAVAGACDAECRGLAIRSSEITFSPGRLRRADLAIDPGTAGSIPLILQAWLPVALRTGGSITVTGGTEVSWSPTIDYLDHVLAPVLRRAGASIDIEVLERGYYPRGGGRVRARVEPGRPGPIVIPEEEPGCGIVSCSSGLPDHVVKRQAAAARDLLEKDLGFPCTATLDHREGGPGVGSSVTVWSGAKGAVALGKRGLPAEEVGRTAARALVEECRSPGTVDVHLADQLLIYLACYGGEYSTHTLSMHAKTACWLLSEFGYPVGCRANDLVEFAA from the coding sequence ATGTTCACCATTGACGGATCCTACCTGGAAGGAGGGGGGCAGGTCCTCCGCCTGGCGGTCGCGTTATCGGCGATCTCCGGGACTCCGGTCACCGTCACCCGGATCCGGCAGAACCGGCCGAACCCGGGACTCGCTCCCCAGCATATCGCTGCGGTCCGCGCGGTCGCCGGGGCCTGTGATGCCGAATGCCGGGGGCTTGCGATCCGGAGCAGCGAGATCACGTTCTCCCCCGGCCGGCTCCGGCGGGCCGATCTCGCGATAGATCCCGGTACCGCCGGGAGCATACCCCTCATCCTCCAGGCCTGGCTCCCGGTCGCCCTCCGCACCGGCGGGAGCATCACGGTCACGGGCGGGACTGAGGTTTCATGGAGCCCGACGATCGACTACCTGGACCACGTCCTCGCGCCGGTGCTCCGCCGTGCCGGGGCCTCGATCGATATCGAGGTGCTCGAGCGGGGCTACTACCCGCGGGGAGGCGGGCGGGTGCGCGCCCGGGTGGAGCCGGGCCGTCCGGGCCCGATCGTGATCCCGGAGGAGGAGCCGGGGTGCGGGATCGTCTCCTGCTCCTCAGGCCTCCCGGACCATGTTGTGAAACGCCAGGCTGCCGCCGCCCGGGACCTCCTTGAGAAAGACCTCGGTTTCCCCTGCACCGCCACCCTCGACCACCGGGAGGGGGGGCCGGGGGTCGGGAGTTCTGTCACGGTATGGAGCGGGGCGAAGGGCGCCGTCGCTCTCGGAAAACGGGGGCTCCCCGCCGAAGAGGTAGGCCGGACGGCAGCCCGGGCCCTGGTCGAAGAGTGCCGGAGCCCCGGCACGGTCGACGTCCACCTCGCCGACCAGCTCCTCATCTACCTCGCCTGCTACGGCGGGGAGTACAGCACCCACACGCTCTCGATGCACGCGAAGACCGCCTGCTGGCTCCTCTCGGAGTTCGGGTATCCGGTCGGGTGCCGGGCAAACGATCTCGTGGAGTTTGCGGCATGA
- a CDS encoding NOB1 family endonuclease — MTLVLDASFFFTEIPVEGAAWTTPSVVGELGDLHAKCRFEALAATGLRVREPRGEDLARVREAALLTGDAGVLSATDQDILALALELEAVLVTDDFAIQNVAHRLGITTRSIRQRPARAIKWRYRCSGCGRYWREPGDCPVCGAPIKRKLK; from the coding sequence ATGACGCTGGTTCTTGACGCTTCGTTCTTTTTTACGGAGATCCCGGTCGAAGGGGCGGCCTGGACCACCCCGTCGGTGGTGGGGGAACTCGGCGATCTCCACGCGAAGTGCCGGTTTGAGGCGCTCGCTGCCACAGGGCTCCGGGTCCGGGAACCGCGCGGAGAGGACCTGGCCCGGGTTCGCGAGGCCGCGCTCCTGACCGGGGATGCCGGGGTGCTCTCCGCGACCGACCAGGACATCCTTGCGCTGGCGCTGGAACTTGAGGCCGTCCTTGTCACCGACGACTTCGCAATCCAGAACGTTGCGCACCGCCTCGGCATCACCACCCGGAGCATCAGGCAGCGGCCTGCCCGTGCGATCAAGTGGCGCTACCGGTGCAGCGGGTGCGGCCGCTACTGGCGGGAGCCGGGCGATTGTCCGGTCTGCGGTGCACCAATTAAACGAAAACTTAAATAG
- the lonB gene encoding ATP-dependent protease LonB translates to MDSTTSKEIPNIELTNDELAEIDDFAGLELSASSDIDVPPNLIDQVIGQEHAVEVIRKAAVQRRHVMMIGSPGTGKSMLAKAMAELLPKEELQDILVYPNSEDNNNPIIRTVPAGRGKQIVSAHKMEARKKIQMRSTLIMLLIVGIVVYAILASQWLMGIIAAAFVFMALKYSTPREETMVPKLLVSHDPNTPAPFVDATGSHAGALLGDVRHDPFQSGGLETPSHDRVESGAIHRAHGGVLFIDEINTLTPHSQQNLLTALQEGNFPITGQSERSSGAMVRTEPVPCRFVMIAAGNLDAIQGMHPALRSRIRGYGYEVYMRETMEDTQENRRKFIRFIAQEVKNDGKIPHFDRDAMLEILREARRRSNRKGHLTLKLRDMGGLIRVAGDLARQEGADFTTAKHVIAAKKTARSIEDQISDEYIRRSRDYDITVVEGTRVGRVNGLAVMGNDSGSVLPVMAEVTPSQGANGTVIATGMLKDIAKESITNVSALIKKFTGKDIRNIDIHIQFIGTYGGVEGDSASVTVATAVISAIEDIPVRQDVAMTGSLSVRGDVLPIGGVTYKIEAAAKAGIKKVIIPRSNLDDVLIEDRYRAMVEVVPVDHIEEVLQNALVPENREGFFAKLRKMAVNPTTGMFDSTVGRSVI, encoded by the coding sequence ATGGATTCAACGACTTCTAAAGAAATTCCGAATATTGAGCTCACGAACGATGAACTGGCGGAAATTGATGACTTCGCCGGTCTTGAGCTGAGCGCATCGTCAGATATCGACGTACCTCCGAATCTCATCGATCAGGTTATCGGCCAGGAGCATGCCGTTGAAGTGATCAGGAAGGCCGCGGTCCAGCGCAGGCACGTGATGATGATCGGCAGCCCCGGAACCGGTAAGTCGATGTTGGCGAAGGCAATGGCAGAACTCCTCCCAAAGGAGGAATTACAGGACATCCTGGTCTACCCAAACTCCGAGGATAACAATAATCCCATCATCAGGACCGTGCCTGCCGGTCGTGGCAAGCAGATCGTGAGCGCCCACAAGATGGAGGCGAGGAAGAAGATCCAGATGCGGAGCACTCTCATCATGCTCCTCATCGTCGGTATCGTCGTCTATGCGATCCTCGCGTCCCAGTGGCTCATGGGTATCATCGCCGCCGCGTTCGTCTTCATGGCGCTGAAGTACTCGACGCCCCGCGAGGAGACGATGGTCCCAAAGCTCCTGGTCTCCCACGACCCGAACACCCCCGCGCCGTTTGTCGACGCAACCGGCTCGCATGCGGGCGCCCTGCTCGGCGACGTCAGGCACGACCCCTTCCAGAGCGGCGGCCTCGAGACGCCTTCCCATGACCGCGTCGAGAGCGGCGCCATCCACCGGGCACACGGGGGCGTGCTCTTCATCGATGAGATTAACACCCTCACCCCGCACTCCCAGCAGAACCTGCTGACCGCGCTCCAGGAAGGCAACTTCCCGATCACCGGCCAGAGCGAGCGCTCGAGCGGCGCGATGGTCAGGACCGAGCCGGTCCCCTGCCGGTTCGTCATGATCGCGGCAGGCAACCTCGACGCCATCCAGGGTATGCACCCGGCGCTCCGGTCACGTATCCGGGGCTACGGCTACGAGGTCTACATGCGGGAGACGATGGAGGACACCCAGGAGAACCGCAGGAAGTTCATCAGGTTCATCGCCCAGGAGGTCAAGAACGACGGGAAGATCCCGCACTTCGACCGGGACGCCATGCTCGAGATCCTCCGCGAGGCCAGGCGCCGCTCGAACCGGAAAGGCCACCTGACCTTAAAACTCCGTGACATGGGCGGGCTCATCAGGGTGGCCGGGGACCTCGCCCGGCAGGAGGGCGCGGACTTCACCACGGCAAAGCACGTCATCGCCGCGAAGAAGACCGCCCGTTCGATCGAGGACCAGATCTCAGACGAATACATCAGGCGGAGCCGCGACTACGACATCACCGTCGTCGAGGGCACCCGCGTCGGACGGGTGAACGGGCTTGCCGTGATGGGGAACGATTCAGGCTCGGTGCTCCCGGTGATGGCAGAGGTGACCCCGAGCCAGGGGGCGAACGGCACGGTGATCGCGACCGGCATGCTGAAGGATATCGCCAAGGAGTCGATCACGAACGTCAGCGCCCTGATCAAGAAGTTCACGGGTAAGGATATCAGGAACATCGACATTCATATCCAGTTCATCGGGACCTACGGCGGCGTTGAGGGTGACTCGGCCTCCGTGACCGTCGCGACGGCGGTGATCAGCGCCATCGAGGATATCCCGGTGCGCCAGGATGTCGCGATGACCGGGTCGCTCTCGGTCAGGGGCGACGTCCTCCCGATCGGCGGGGTCACCTACAAGATCGAGGCTGCCGCGAAGGCCGGGATCAAAAAGGTGATCATACCGCGGTCGAATCTGGACGACGTCCTCATCGAGGACCGCTACCGCGCGATGGTCGAGGTGGTCCCGGTCGACCACATCGAGGAGGTCCTCCAGAACGCGCTCGTGCCCGAGAACCGCGAGGGGTTCTTTGCGAAACTCAGGAAGATGGCGGTCAACCCGACGACCGGCATGTTCGACTCAACCGTCGGGCGTTCTGTGATCTGA
- a CDS encoding PAS domain S-box protein, whose product MYHCFEELDDAVVILDRDNNVARLNGSFQETFGIGDDAAQGMEIGNLIARHLAPLFEEGDSVGRIIETLRCRREVSHVTCRMQPSHGGMRWFSFSCRVMTGEPYAGMMLIRFRDVTPERDEAARSVLDTATQVRPESIYAGIGEMLPYGIWICEPDGTALYISASFLNLAGTTLEECRRTGLMDCIPLKDAAGVLDDWKRCLNTGCRWDRELVVADPDRGHRTILSRGAPVRDENDQIILWAGINLDVTARKHAEDLTAVRAAQQAAIAALGQFALAGAELPELMNAVVRMVAECLGVEYAKVLRYLPNEYLFILEAAVGFGGVRVGTEKVDGGTDSQAGYTLLSHEPVIVEDFDAETRFRGPALLRDEGILSGISVIIQGDEAPYGVLGAHTRTLRRFTRDDINFVQAAANVLALGFKRKAAEEALSKSEEKFREIAQRSFDMIYTCYHDRGITYMSPAVTRILGFTPAELIGCKCRDYVTPVSLAAWEGGQKKMARGESIEGLEVEFRRKDGTTAFVELNESPIVENGKVVGVQAVGRDITERKQTEQLNQQAFEQIERNIEQFAVLGDHIRQPLQVILGMADLADDPKTSAVIHDQVERINEYIRQLDRGWVESREVRAFLRRHDRE is encoded by the coding sequence GTGTACCACTGCTTCGAAGAACTGGACGATGCTGTCGTTATCCTTGACCGGGATAACAACGTCGCGCGGCTGAACGGATCGTTTCAGGAGACGTTCGGGATCGGCGATGACGCTGCCCAAGGCATGGAGATAGGCAACCTCATCGCCCGCCACCTCGCACCGCTCTTCGAAGAGGGGGACTCTGTCGGTCGGATAATCGAAACGCTCCGGTGCCGGCGGGAGGTATCGCATGTCACCTGCCGGATGCAGCCCTCGCACGGTGGGATGCGCTGGTTCTCGTTCTCGTGCCGGGTGATGACCGGTGAACCGTACGCCGGGATGATGCTCATCCGGTTCCGGGATGTTACTCCCGAACGCGACGAGGCGGCGCGGAGCGTTTTAGATACGGCGACACAGGTCAGGCCCGAGTCGATCTATGCCGGCATCGGGGAGATGCTCCCGTACGGGATCTGGATCTGTGAGCCGGACGGGACTGCTCTCTACATTTCTGCCTCGTTCCTCAACCTCGCCGGGACGACGCTCGAGGAATGTCGGCGGACCGGGTTGATGGACTGCATACCGCTCAAGGATGCAGCCGGGGTGCTCGACGACTGGAAACGCTGCCTCAATACCGGGTGCCGGTGGGACCGCGAACTGGTCGTCGCGGACCCCGACAGGGGCCACCGCACCATCCTCTCCCGGGGGGCTCCCGTCCGGGACGAGAACGATCAGATCATTCTCTGGGCCGGGATCAACCTTGATGTCACCGCGAGAAAACACGCCGAAGACCTCACCGCCGTCAGGGCAGCGCAGCAGGCAGCCATCGCGGCGCTCGGCCAGTTCGCTCTTGCAGGGGCGGAGCTTCCCGAACTGATGAACGCCGTGGTCCGGATGGTGGCGGAGTGTCTGGGAGTCGAGTACGCCAAAGTGCTCCGGTACCTGCCCAATGAATATCTTTTCATCCTCGAGGCGGCGGTGGGATTCGGCGGAGTCCGGGTCGGTACCGAGAAAGTGGATGGAGGAACCGATTCCCAGGCGGGGTACACCCTTCTCTCTCATGAGCCGGTGATCGTCGAAGACTTCGACGCCGAGACCCGGTTCCGGGGCCCGGCCCTTCTGCGAGACGAGGGGATCCTGAGCGGCATCAGCGTCATTATCCAGGGTGACGAGGCACCGTACGGGGTGCTCGGCGCCCATACCCGGACCCTGCGCAGGTTCACCCGGGACGACATCAACTTCGTCCAGGCGGCCGCAAACGTTCTGGCACTGGGATTCAAGCGAAAGGCGGCCGAAGAGGCGCTCAGCAAGAGTGAGGAGAAGTTCCGCGAGATAGCGCAGCGGAGTTTCGACATGATCTACACCTGCTACCACGACCGGGGGATCACCTACATGTCCCCGGCCGTGACCCGCATCCTCGGCTTTACCCCCGCCGAACTCATCGGCTGCAAGTGCCGTGACTACGTCACCCCCGTATCGCTCGCCGCATGGGAGGGGGGGCAAAAGAAAATGGCGAGAGGCGAATCGATCGAAGGGCTCGAAGTCGAGTTCCGCCGAAAGGACGGAACGACGGCCTTCGTCGAGCTGAACGAATCCCCGATCGTGGAGAACGGAAAGGTGGTCGGCGTCCAGGCGGTGGGAAGAGACATCACCGAACGGAAACAGACCGAGCAGCTTAACCAGCAGGCGTTCGAGCAGATCGAACGGAACATCGAGCAGTTCGCCGTCCTCGGCGATCACATACGCCAGCCCCTGCAGGTGATCCTCGGCATGGCCGACCTGGCCGACGATCCGAAGACGTCGGCGGTTATCCACGATCAGGTCGAGCGGATCAACGAGTATATCAGGCAGCTGGACCGGGGATGGGTGGAGTCGCGGGAAGTTCGCGCGTTCCTCCGGCGGCACGACCGGGAGTGA
- a CDS encoding Mrp/NBP35 family ATP-binding protein: MAETDNTTKDAGQQQKNPFEKVSVSVKHVILVLSGKGGVGKSTVAANLAMALANHGYQTGLLDLDIHGPNIPKMLGIEETKLTSTNGTRIEPVYVVPALGVVSMAFLLPDKSTPVIWRGPMKMQVIKQFLADVNWGDLDYLVVDLPPGTGDEALSIIQLAPNVAGAVIVTTPQEVAILDSTKAVKFVEKMDIKVLGIVENMSGMVCPHCGKEIDLFGQGGGKKAAEDLGVPYLGNIPLDPDMRKAGDEGRPFIVRRPGMSADNPTWEHVDEVMQAVLRSIGETQ; encoded by the coding sequence ATGGCAGAAACAGACAATACAACGAAGGATGCCGGACAGCAGCAGAAAAACCCGTTTGAAAAGGTTTCCGTGAGCGTCAAGCACGTCATCCTGGTGCTGAGCGGAAAGGGTGGCGTCGGGAAGAGCACGGTGGCCGCGAACCTTGCAATGGCGCTTGCGAACCACGGCTACCAGACGGGCCTTCTCGATCTCGATATCCACGGCCCCAACATCCCCAAGATGCTGGGCATCGAGGAGACCAAACTCACGTCGACGAACGGCACGAGGATCGAACCGGTATACGTGGTGCCGGCACTCGGCGTCGTCTCGATGGCGTTTCTCCTGCCGGATAAGAGCACTCCTGTCATCTGGCGCGGCCCCATGAAGATGCAGGTCATCAAACAGTTCCTCGCGGATGTCAACTGGGGAGACCTGGACTACCTCGTGGTGGATCTGCCCCCGGGCACGGGAGACGAGGCGTTATCGATCATCCAGCTCGCCCCGAACGTTGCCGGTGCCGTTATTGTTACGACGCCGCAGGAGGTTGCCATACTCGACTCGACCAAAGCCGTAAAGTTCGTCGAGAAAATGGATATTAAGGTTCTCGGGATAGTCGAGAACATGAGCGGCATGGTTTGCCCGCACTGCGGCAAGGAGATCGACCTCTTCGGACAGGGCGGGGGGAAGAAGGCCGCAGAGGACCTTGGCGTGCCGTATCTTGGCAATATCCCTCTGGACCCCGACATGCGCAAAGCCGGTGACGAAGGACGCCCCTTCATCGTCCGGCGTCCGGGTATGAGCGCGGATAACCCCACGTGGGAGCATGTGGACGAGGTCATGCAGGCGGTTCTCCGCAGTATCGGAGAGACACAGTAG
- a CDS encoding ribose-phosphate diphosphokinase, with the protein MRIISTERSQVLAARISEKLGVPLAETKFTRFPDGEMYLRCGDLDDETLIVSSIVNNDMLVQTLLAIDAADRSRNTLVMPYLGYARQDRRFVPGEPISARAVARALSSGIERAFVVDVHDPGVLDYFGVPAKDITIAPAIGGYVGDLNLKNPLVLAPDEGAIEFAADVAAVGGWDCDFLQKTRLSGEEVRIAPKTVDVAGREVVIVDDIISTGGTLATAACMLREQGAASIHAACVHGVLASGAYTRLRAAGVSSVVSSDTYENASSFISAANAIATAITEDVHH; encoded by the coding sequence ATGAGAATAATCAGCACGGAACGATCCCAGGTCCTGGCAGCCCGCATCTCAGAAAAGTTGGGGGTTCCTCTTGCGGAGACAAAATTCACCAGGTTTCCCGATGGAGAGATGTATCTCCGGTGCGGGGACCTGGATGATGAGACCCTGATCGTCAGCAGCATCGTGAATAATGATATGCTTGTACAGACTCTTCTTGCGATCGATGCCGCCGACCGGTCAAGGAACACGCTAGTGATGCCGTACCTCGGCTACGCCCGCCAGGACAGGCGGTTTGTCCCGGGAGAGCCGATCAGCGCCCGGGCGGTCGCAAGAGCCCTCTCAAGCGGCATCGAGCGGGCGTTTGTGGTCGATGTCCATGACCCCGGCGTGCTGGACTACTTCGGTGTCCCGGCAAAGGATATCACCATCGCCCCGGCGATCGGGGGATATGTCGGCGACCTCAACCTGAAGAACCCCCTGGTCCTCGCCCCCGATGAGGGCGCGATCGAGTTCGCTGCCGATGTTGCGGCGGTCGGCGGGTGGGACTGCGACTTCCTGCAGAAGACCAGGCTCTCGGGCGAAGAGGTCAGGATCGCCCCAAAGACCGTTGATGTCGCCGGGCGCGAGGTCGTGATCGTGGACGATATCATATCCACCGGCGGGACCCTCGCGACCGCCGCCTGCATGCTCAGGGAACAGGGAGCGGCGTCGATCCACGCGGCCTGCGTCCACGGGGTGCTCGCGAGCGGTGCCTATACGCGCCTGCGGGCGGCGGGGGTCTCCTCGGTCGTCTCCAGTGACACCTACGAGAACGCCTCAAGCTTCATATCGGCCGCGAACGCAATCGCGACAGCGATCACGGAAGATGTTCACCATTGA
- a CDS encoding TldD/PmbA family protein translates to MAEARYYDIRCVQGEITLIDIDNGVIESAGTSYFDRAVVRVLGPKGWGILTRDHVEIDSKREIDALVEAAARLAAVTGDQIDLADAPRALLPVPPLGEDPRDIDLEEKTRLLAGIESAARVPEVANTRARYTEGIDSVRFLDSSGNEFSYEAVRSGFSVIAIASRNGMMQMGSERDHITTGFNLRDKQDLGRKAGEVAVSLLDAKLAKGGTKRAVLDQELAGVFTHEAVGHASEGDLVREGASVLAGRIGERIGCEGLVIVDDPSLHEFGFIPVDAEGVAVRRTEVICDGILTSYLHNRETLAAVGNGVPGHARAEHGAPPIVRMSNTFIENGDATYDEILSECKDGILLIGSRGGQVDPGRGVFQFNAEYGYLIEGGETTDMVRDVSLSGEILTTLHDITLLGNDRKMSPGYCGKGGQTVPVSDGAPHILLENAMVGGRGI, encoded by the coding sequence ATGGCTGAGGCAAGATACTATGATATCAGGTGCGTACAGGGCGAGATCACCCTGATCGATATCGATAACGGCGTGATCGAGTCGGCAGGCACCTCATACTTTGATCGGGCCGTGGTCAGGGTGCTCGGGCCGAAAGGCTGGGGTATCCTCACCCGCGACCATGTTGAGATCGACTCGAAGCGCGAGATCGACGCCCTTGTCGAGGCGGCGGCGCGCCTGGCTGCGGTCACCGGGGACCAGATAGACCTTGCCGATGCGCCGCGCGCCCTCCTGCCGGTTCCGCCGCTTGGAGAGGATCCTCGGGACATCGACCTTGAGGAGAAGACCCGGTTGCTTGCCGGGATCGAGAGCGCGGCCCGGGTCCCGGAGGTGGCTAACACCCGGGCCCGCTACACCGAGGGGATCGACTCGGTCCGGTTCCTGGACTCGAGCGGGAACGAGTTCTCGTACGAGGCGGTCAGGTCCGGGTTCTCGGTCATCGCTATCGCCTCCAGGAACGGGATGATGCAGATGGGGAGCGAACGCGACCACATCACCACCGGGTTCAACCTCCGGGATAAGCAGGACCTCGGACGGAAGGCGGGGGAGGTCGCGGTCTCGCTTTTGGACGCAAAACTCGCGAAAGGCGGAACAAAGCGGGCCGTGCTCGACCAGGAATTGGCGGGTGTCTTCACCCACGAGGCTGTCGGCCACGCAAGCGAAGGCGACCTCGTCCGCGAGGGCGCATCGGTCCTCGCGGGGAGGATCGGTGAGCGGATCGGGTGCGAGGGGCTTGTGATCGTGGACGACCCCTCTCTCCACGAGTTCGGGTTCATCCCCGTAGACGCGGAAGGGGTGGCGGTGCGGCGAACCGAGGTCATCTGCGACGGTATCCTCACCTCCTACCTCCACAACCGGGAGACCCTCGCGGCGGTTGGGAACGGAGTGCCCGGCCACGCCCGCGCCGAGCACGGGGCGCCGCCGATCGTCCGGATGAGCAACACCTTCATCGAGAATGGGGATGCGACATACGACGAGATCCTTTCCGAGTGTAAGGACGGTATCCTGCTGATCGGGTCCCGGGGTGGCCAGGTCGACCCCGGGCGGGGGGTGTTCCAGTTCAACGCCGAGTACGGCTACCTGATCGAGGGCGGCGAGACGACCGATATGGTCAGGGACGTCTCGCTCTCGGGCGAGATCCTCACGACGCTTCATGACATCACCCTGCTTGGGAATGACCGGAAGATGAGCCCGGGATACTGCGGCAAAGGAGGACAGACCGTGCCGGTGAGCGACGGCGCGCCGCACATCCTGCTTGAGAACGCGATGGTAGGAGGACGTGGAATATGA